The window ttttaattgaaaaatgatCTAGGGTGGAGATAAGTGTGAATTGTTTATCAGTGTAGGCTACTCCTAATACACCAGCCCAGTTTgttcgcttttttttttttttttaacagcctaTAGTTCCCCTACACTATGCTCCATTTGACATCGAAATATCATTAAATGAGTCGTGATTTAAACAGCTGGAGAAACACTGGCATGCTTTGGAGCcgaatgtgtttatttttgctgATTTTTCGTTGGTTATGAACGCATACAGCGGCATTGTGGACCGTGCGCGAGACTACGTGGTGCTGCTCACGCAGGTGGCGGTTCTGTGCGCACGGTGCCATTTAATAACACACGCACGTGCGGGATCACATTCCAGCCAACTCTGGAGCACGTGCCATGTTCCAAAGCTCTAAACAATTAGACACAACTGTCGCGTGAGCGCTGTGTACATCAATGTTTGGCTTCGCCAGCCATTGTTACACCGCTAAGATATTTGATTAGCCTAAACACAGTAGCCTATTTCTGATTAATACTGGCATCTGCGTGTGAAACCATCCTGTCTGGGGGTCGGCCGCCGGGGTGAGAGGGGAGCAGCAGGTGACATTTGGACGGCTGAGTGGACGTCTGATGAAAGCTTCCTAGCTTAAGGGTTTAGAAATTCAGGAGAGTTTTCCTTCCATCAACCCATTTAGCTTCTAATTGACCAGTGTTTCTTTGGCTCGTCCTTAATTTAGGAATGAcgcagctgaattagcacactCTGTGTGCATGTGGCTGGTGCGCGCGCTGAATCGGCTGCGCGCGAGCCCCGCCGTGCAGCAGTGAGCGAGACGGCAAagaaaaaatgatgttttgaCAGTCGCCGTGCTGAAGAACGGGTAATTAGCAAAACGGGCTAATGTGAATGTGCTGCTGTCGGTCATTTCATGTGATATTTCACCGTCGATTAGCACTCATTGCCTTATAAGGAAAGACAGCCGTGCCTTTCTGCAATAGGCCGAGCGCTGCAGCCTGCACGTTAACCCTCTCACTGCTGAATTTTATTTGGTCCGACCGCAGGAAAACAACACGACGAGGGCTTCATTTGGCAATTtaagctttttattttgaaagcagtTCATCGAAAATGTATCCCTGTTGTAGGCTACATATAAGTAATGAATATAAACAGCTGAATATTGGAGCCAATGGCAGTAGGCAAAATGGGATCTGTAACCCTCTCTTTGTCCAACTGTCATTTTAACCTTCACATTGCCTCTAAAAACCTTGGGCTCTGTCATTTCGAATCAAAACTACCAGAGGTCTGCGTGTCCATTCCACGTCAGGCCTAAGCGGGTTCATACCGTGAGTCACGTCTCCAAGTGATAACGGAACCGGCTGGTGCCTGTCATGCTGGGGCTCCGCAGTCAGAAATAACCCCGCTGGAGTTAAAACTGGCGAGGGGAGAGCCCCGGCGGGCAGGGGATGCTGACCTACATTGGCTGCCACACAACCAGGGGCTATCGTTTAACACGGCGAAAACCATCCAGCAGAAAATCCCTGCGACACGGTGCCATCTATAATGTCACCTCTTTGTGTGACCCTGACTCACAGAGGATATGGGGCATCTAGTCGTTGTAATACGTCTAAAATGCAGCAGCCGGGCTCTCCCTGCAATTTTAACTTTACACGAGCAATGATTCATGGCGCCTTGTCATCCTACAGAGGCGGCTCAATCCCCCACTAGTAGCGGTTGTTTTCCCAGGATTCCCCGGGATAGACGAGGCCTTGTTCTATGGCGGCCGGCGGGGATGAGTCAAGTGTCGAACAGGCTCTGGCCTTGACGTTGCTTGGGCCTACCATGTGTTTTCGGGTAGAATAATTCGTTTTGTGATATTTGTTGTCTTATAATTAAAAGTGAACCCAGCTGTATCATGTGCCCAGCGCATAAATAGCCTACATTTTGGATAGCTCTAGGTGGAAGGCTATGGGCTAGCTGCAGATAGAACAGAAGGCTAACCCAAACGAACCCAGCCTAATGTTTGGTGGATGGAAATACAGAATAAAGCAAGAGGCCTTGACAAGCTGCAACGTTTGAGTTCGTGAGCAGCACATCCAGGCCACCACGGTTTAGGATCAAACGCGGTCTTTCATAGCACCCTCTTGCAGTTGAATCTCGCTTGACATCCAGCTACACAAGAGGCATACGTGTTGCGTTCAGCGTCTCATCTAAGCTCGTACTTTGGAGAACCACATTCGGGGGTTTTGCAAATTTGCTTGCCTTTGATTGATACTAATGCATGTAATGTATGATCACTATCTGTGTGCGGATTCCTGTGCCATGGAAGTGTAAATGTAGCTTTTAATTTCAACCAAACACAACATTGGCTTACACATTGACACACCTTGTCAACCACAGAGGGTAGGCCCTGTGACATCAGCTGGAACAAAAAACTTCACATTCTTCCATGGTGGCTGGATAGCCTTTCACAATTGTGTTTTCTGCATAGCAaagaataagtgtgtgtgtgtgtgtctgtgtgtgtgtgtgttttgtgtcaaaaTTCAGGTTTTTAATATATGCAGAGACGGACTAAATGTGAAGTGGTTCCCAAACATTTTAATGTCAAGGACTCCTAAACTGACACACATTGGACCACAACATTGTGTCATTGTTACTTATGGATGGAATTATAGTAATATTAAGTAACCCTTATTTTTGCTGGGGACCCCCCTGGAACTCCCTCAAGGACCTCTGGGTCCAGGGACGGACCCCACTTTGGGAAGCACTGAAACAATGagttaaaatgcaaagaaagtGCTAATTTATTGGTCAAAAGTCAAACAACAAGCTAAATAATCAACATTAATACAAATCACTCGTTTAGGCTGTAACCAGTTGTTGCCATGGCTCCTCGCTTATTCCCACaccttttaatgttttcataGAAACATCTGTCTTTTCCATCTTTCCCCACAGTATAACTATTTAAAGATTGCTGCTATGCCACCAAAGTCGTGATAACACTTTTTCCGATAGTGCCTGAAAGCAGCCCCTGTCTCCGCCTCCTCGGCTGACGTCACGCCAACGGCTATTTGCATGAAGTATTTTCTAGCTGCAGTTTCGACTCGTCTGCAGAACGAGTCTCTCCGAGGGGAAAGCGAGGGAAGAGGCGCAGAGAAcataggaggaggaggggggctcTTGTGTTTCACATCAGAGGagcagcaggaagaaaaaaaaaacggcccGAAAGAGAGGATAAGGTGTCGgatagcaacaacaacaaaaagcagagggaaaaaaaacacaacagccgCTGTTCTTGTATCGGAAAATGGAGCTACCCGCCGCGGGAGAGCACGTCTTTGCGGTGGAGAGCATCGAGAAGAAGCGCAGCAGAAAGGTTTGTCACAAGAGCACCGAAGGACATttttacacacacgcacatggaAACGAGGAGCATTTCTCTTTGCTTTAACCTTCACCTTCTTACGAactacatgtttttgtttctaatgTGACGGTGCGATGCGGAGTGCATTTTGCTGCGTGAAGTAACGTTGCGCTAATGATTTTCTCCATTCACAGGGGAGGTTTGAGTACTTGGTCAAGTGGCGAGGATGGTCCCCAAAGTAAGTCGGccctcctttttatttatttattcaacacGTAACCATATTCATAATGATAATattcaaaaaagaaatgtgtaaatgtgtgcacCAGTGCGAGAGTGGGCGCGCATATGGGCGGTTGCGCGTTCTTGCTTTGGGCGCTCGACGCGTTGGCCTCGATGATGGATGTGGTTTTACAATGTATGCAATCCCCAGTGTACCAATTAAAGCAAGACATGTCTATAATTGAACCTTATGTTCAAGAAATGTCCATATATCCACAGTTGAGTGGAGGCTGGGCCTTCCACCACTAACACCCCGACAGCCGCGCGTAAAAGTTACACATGATTTATTACACGTGCATCCACAGGGAGTGCAAGTGTCTCAGCATGTTGTTTGCACATGTACATGCCTACATATATCAGCTAAGGCAGGATTTATAAGGCTAGGGGCAACAATAACTGTCTATCCATGCCATTAGGCACGTGTCCTCCCTGCTCACTTTGTGCTCTCTTAATAGATACAACACGTGGGAACCAGAGGAAAACATCCTGGACCCAAGACTGCTTGATGCTTTCCAAGACAGGTGAGTTTAGTTGGATTAAACAACCTAACAAGTGTTGAGATTCACAGTgttaattacaaaataacacaaaccggtttatatttccattttctatATTTCCACTTTCCACACCTTGTCTGTTACTCATCCCCTTTTCCAGgaactctgtgtgtttgtagttGGGAACTATGCTGCCTGGTCCCCCTATCTGGATAATCCCATGTTGATAATAAACTAGCTAGCCTACATTATGTGCAGAAACCCAGAGGCTGGGGGTTTGGATTAGGATTAACACTGCTGTCATGAGAGGGTCAGGGTAGGGTTAATCTCAGGTCAGGGTTACCGGAGCAAACTGTGACACTCTGTTGCATCTACTTTCTGTCACCTGATAGTTGTTTGAGTGCAGCATCAGGTTATGCCTAAGTGCTCCCTGCTGTCCCACCATCCAGTCACCAGATGCACCTGTGTCATCCTCCGTAGGACATGGCAACCCATTGCATTACccaaaaatgaattattattgaTTATGCTAAATTTACCGAAACATAAAGCTCTGTTTAGTTAGTAACTAATTTAGCAAATTTGTTATATTTTCGGACTTTACTCATGTGCATCATTATGTATGCAGAAATGTTTGAAGGCATGCAAAACACTTTGAATAATAAGGTATGTGTGGCctttctttttcacaaaaatgttagttaaaatgataaaatgacTGCCTACTTCTCCCTCATTGAAAAATCCAAAAGCTATGACTATATAAACATAgttcattttaaaagttaaataaatgagACCTAATTTGTCTCTTACTTGACTAAAAAGTTAATTTCAGTTTACAAATGACCCTACTTGTAAATTGCATGTTGCGCCATGATTGGCcattaaccctcctgttctCCTTGTCCTCTGGTCAACTTTGACCCgctttcaaaaagtttctacatcagaattgtTGGTTTCTTTCAATCAATCTAGACAAACAAAGTACTGCGCATGGTTCCAAATAacgtaaaataaatgatcagttcactactttcattaaagcgcccatattatgcttattttcagcttcataattgtatttggaggttgtaccagaataggtttacatggtttcattttcaaaaaataccatatttttgttgtactgcacattgctgcagatcctgttttcaccctgcgTGTTTacatctctgttttagctccagagtgagacaactctcttctatactatctttgttgggagtcataCATGTTaggtagctaggtaagatccgatcagctagataactctttctccaactttagtcagtccaaggcaggattagctgggagacctcttctagacgaggggcacttgtggaatacctgcacaacagggacaggaagtagttcttttggagattatggtcaactagtgtgtgttgtagcagtcttAGCATtaagaatgagctagcatgctagtgctggcatgtgctacggttagccgtCTCGGTTAGTtatgtagaaagccgtggagattttgaacagctcacccagagaNNNNNNNNNNagaggacattcagaaaccgtatctcactcaaaacagaagagagagtttttctttttccaagtttgtatgcgtgtggaagcaccagagacacaaaataacacccttaatcccagaaaaagggatttatttatttagttttcataatatgggcacttgaaattttgtttaattcaattttacagcatttgaagaaaataatttacataaaaatgtaaaacattggTAAAAGTGACCTAAACATTGaggaaagcttcaaaaacatcacagattttcatattttgacccagaaaaacaaaaaagttccatggtcgacgggaagaccacacaagggttaaaccagtTGTCACGACTATGTAATGTCACAaatgaatgtcaaaaaaacgttttaaactCAGATTGAATTCGTAAATAGATGGGCTTTAATAATCTCAAACTGGGAAACTACTGTGTAACAGCAGCAAgttacacaaacatacagaaaataccagaaataaaataagattaaaaaaaaaagttaagataGCAGAACAATTACTCAACAATTACACTTAGAGCAATGAAGACAATGTACAACTATACCTAAAAGAAatatacaacaaatatattaaGGTGAACAGAGAAATGTTCTCCCTTCAGCAGTCGGATGGGGAAACAGCCTTCTAGTGTCAAACACATCTCACATCATTCTGCACAGAGAAGGTCCAACATCCTACTGAAGTAACATTAAGCCAAATGCCTTTTCTAGAGTGGTTGGGGACTAAATTATGGTACACATCTTTTCTTAATCTGATCATGATGTAGTGGAAAGGCAAGAGAAAGTGGAGATTGTGTGAACTTGCGGGGATCTAAATAGCAGCTTAGTTGCCGTCTCAATGTCTAACCAGTGCAACTTCCTCCTGTTCTCTATTAGTAAAAAGACAATGTGTCCATGGTCTTCAAAGTGGGCTACTATGGTAAAATGAGCTGCTTGGCTAATTGCTAAATAGCCTGTTGAGTGACTGACCACCAGACAGCGCCACATGAAGGACAGTGTAACTGAATTTCTTTGATGCGTGGTGTGTTAAACTGTCCCTGGCTATTCTCCTTGGCTCCCTCACCTTTTGCTTGCAGCAACCTTTTGGGCGCAGGTCACACGTTAAAGCGAACCGCCGACGtcactctgtctgtttttttgcaattacctctctctttttttttaaaaggagagCTTTTATTGAAACTAATTGCACGTTTCTCTGGGGAGCCAAATCGTCTGAATTCCAGGCTATGAAAATACACCGAGTCGTCATTGTAATTAGATGTGAgggaggagggtgggggaggggacTGACATCACTCCTGTCTGCAGTATTGAGTTACTGCCTCGGAGAGACTCGCATGGAGACGGAGGAAAGCAAAGGAAAGTCGGAGAGGGGCTGGCCTTTATCTTCTCCTGCGAATACAGACATCACACGGGCTATTAGTGTCATTTAGGGTGGAAGAAGCCTCATTTGAAACCACTGTTGAGCTTTTTTAGGACAAGTGTTATGAGGTAACAAACATAAAGAAGGCACTGTCAAAAGGTAAATGCAtaacaatgggggggggggggNNNNNNNNNNgggggggggggggtgtatgctCCTTTTTATGCGTGCGGAATGAATTTCACCTTGCATCAGGAAGTGTAACTGCAACCTGTAACATGGACTCAGTGTTTCTTAATTGAGCCTGAGGAAGACACCCGTGACGTTGTGTTGCCATGCAACAGCAACTCATCTCTGCTAGATAGTTTCACTGATTGGCTGCTGTTTTCCTCTCCCACAGGGAACGCCAGGAGCAGCTGATGGGATATCGCAAGAGAGGACCCAAGCCCAAGCACCTCCTGGTTCAGGTGAGAAGATACTGACACTGAACACTTACATCAATAATGTTTACGAGGAATTGCAGCTATGCTTAAGATCTGTTTTCTTGCATGATTCCCTCTCAAAGTGTTGAATTTCAGAGATAGGGGCAGATTTAATATTGCACTCCCATAGAGTTAGAGGCACCTTTTATGCAATGATGGTTGGATTTTAAGCAGCAAAAGGCAGTTCTTCCGACTTTTAGTCACTAGACTGGATCAAGCTGTGGGAATGTTGTATTCTCAACACACCTAGTGTGTACTGCAGGCGTTTTGCTCTAAATGTATAAACCTAATCACCGTAATTTCGCATTAACACCAAAATCACTTCTGGCCGTTGAGTTGAATAACGGAGATGTTAATGCGGACATTTTGTGAAATTGGCAACTGTGTCTATTTTTGTTGTGGTCCGAGCTATCTGACGTCTCCTCTGTGCTTATTTCCTGTCCTGTGTTGCTTTGCTAAACCAAATCTAGCGTTCGGATCAGCAGCATGTCACCGCCAGTCTGACTGACTCCTAGTTTGAGTGGTGTCCGTTTCTTTAGTATGTGGCCCAACAGGTAAATGAGCTTTCCAACCTAACGTTAGTGAATGTGTTGACATATCAAAGCATCAACCATGCATTTAAAGATGACTGAGATGAGAGAACATCCAGTTGTTCCTCGTGCCCGTTTGCTCAGCGGTGTTAAATTTTATGTACGGCAGTTTTCTACCTGGAAGTTACAGGAAACAAACATTGGGACTGGGTCTGTAGCTTTTAAGTCAGAGCTGAAACAACTGTCTTAAccaatgacatcatcagggttttCACAGTATTGCCCACACCATGATGAGATAACTTAATCTTCATGTGTAAAATCAGTGTAAGGACCCTTTAACTTAGGTGTTGGGAGTACTAGAATATgaattacaatattttttagGGACCAGTTCCCTGACCTAAAGGTGGTAGCTAACTGCCTGTGACTCGTACATTAAGTACATCAATCAGCAATCCAAAAGGCCAGGGGAACCCCTCAGAGGAGCCTTTTTGTTCCTCCCAGGAGGGTGTTGGTGGTAACACATGGGATAAAGTCAGTGATGGGACACAAAGCAGCCAGTGACATTCCTCGGAGCTGAGGTCACAGCCACAGGAGACACTTTGAAATGGCACTGTGAGGGCCAGGCCGGTGGCTAAAGGAGCCGCACGGGAGCTGTGGGAGGCCTGTGTGAACATGGAGCGGGGCCCCTGAAATAAACGCTGTGCCTCAGAAGAACCCCGCACACATTCCAAGCACTGTTTCATCAGTGCCACTCCTGGGCCCCAAAGAACCATGGCTTTTTGTTGGTGCCTGACACATGTGTAGATACAAGTTTAACCATTCATCAAAGGCCCCACCAAGAGGGATGTGCTTTAGGGCTGCGATATAACTAAACCGATGTGtacttgtttaatttaattttaagcaaatgaaaggaaatcatttccagcATTCTTTCATTGAACACATTGATCCTTGAACTGAATATAAAAGGCCGCACTAAAACAGGAATGTTAGTTACATTTTAATGTGGAgatttctactgatattttctttcaacgcACACTAAAAGTGTCTCTCGGgatatgtcgcagccttttgcGATGTTTATCGCAccagtatgtgtatgtatgtatgtatgtatgtgtgtgtgtatatatatatatatatatatatatatatatatatatatatatatatatatatatatatatatatatatatatacacacacacacacacacacacacacacacacacacacacacacacacagtatattgttcagccctaatgCACTTTAAATacttctgtaaaaaaaacactagaaaatcaatccaatccactttatttatatagcatgaTTTCCaaaggtttccaaagtgctgtacaaaaagATAATAACAAGTATAAggtacattaaaataaatacaacaaaatgcaCTGCCAGCATACGGTAAaggtatacacacacaagatccacactctacctggtgttaaaagccaatGAAAAGAGGTgtgttttaagaagagttttaaaatgagacagagaggaggcctgTCTAATGGACAAAATCCACAATTCTTCATGTAATATTGATGGAGGTGTATGttactgtactttttttaataacacaCATTACTGCCTGGTTGCACAGGTTCCTTCTTTCGCCCGGAGATCCAGTATTCTGGCGGACCTTCATGAGGCGTCCCTGGACGAGGACAGCTGTCAGAAGCCCAGCCCCATCCAGATGCTGCGCCCCCAGGGCCAGCAGTACCAGCTGAACAGCAAGAAGCACCACCCGTACCAGCCGCTGTGCAGGGAGCGCGAGGCCGAGCAGCAGGCCAACAGCAAGAAGTTCTACTTTCAGCTCAACAGCAAGAAGCACCACCACTACCAGCCGGACCTCAAGGGCCACGAGCCCATATTCGCCAAACCCCGAGAGGTAAAAGCTTCCGAGCTGGCTAACAAGGGCTACAACCTTCCCCCGGTGCTGCAGCAAAAGTGGGTCAGGGACAAGGACTCAGGCTGCCTGACAAAAGTCAAGGATATCACCATGGAGCTGAAGAAGCTTCCAGCAGACCTCAATGGCCACAAAGAACCGGAGACGGCCAGACCTAAAGAGGACGCTTTGGCGCAGTCTAACGGTGTCAGCAACGGGAAGCTAAAGATCGtgaagaacaaaaacaagaacGGGCGGATTGTTATCGTCATGAGCAAGTACATGGAAAACGGAATGAAAGGGGCCAAGGTTAAAAACGGCGATTCTGAAACTAGCGAAAAGCCGTCGCAAGGAACGGACACCAGCGCGGAGAACCACCTCGAGAAGATGAAGCTCGTCAAGAAGCTCGGCCTCATGAATGGATTTTCCAAAAGCCCCAAAGACAAACCAAGGGTTCCCAGTTGTGGATTAAACGGACCCTGCCCCAGAGCCCCGGAGCCAACTGTGACGGAACAGGATAAACATGTCGGGGTCAGGGGTCAGGGGCAGCTTTCAGCCGATCAGCCTTTACAATTGACAACCGAGCCTAATCTGTTCGCCCTGCCTTCGGATAAGGGAGTTGCCCCCCCACTGGACAAAAGAGGAAGCCAAGGTGGATTCCACGGAGTGAAGCGACACCTCTTTGACACAGACAGCGAGGAGTATGGGAGTAGTAAGAGGTTTGTGACTTCCAGGAGTATCGACGCTCCTAACACGGTGTCCTCACCCTCCCAAAGCATCAGCATGGACCAAAACGGACACCAGAGTCCCATCGGACTGCAGGACTGCGGGTATGCAGACCAGGAGGAGCCGATTGACTTGAGCATTGTCAAGTCCAGGCCTAAAACTACCCAGCCTGAAACACACCCACAGGCTCCGACTGTaacacaagctacaacacatacacaggatgaaacagacacacaaacacaaacagaggcACAGCCCTGgactgaaacacaaaaaactacaGAGGAGGAGAACGTCACTcctttgtctgtctctgaccaGGACAAGAGGAAAGAGGAGACATTTCCCTCTTTCCAGCCTTTCCTTGGGAATATAGTGATCACAGACATTACTACAAACTGCCTCACGGTCACGTTTAAGGAATACATCAAAGTGTAACTCAACTGGGTACCAactgtatacatgtatataagAGATATTTGTATTTTCAGATGTTTGAATGTACAATTGGCCCCttgatgttttcatttttgcatagttcagataaaaaaaaaaatcttttattgcGTTATTTGCATATTTCTTCTTCTAAGCTCTTTGTTGTAAATGCTGGAGCTTTTGTCACATGCAGTATCTAATTTCAGCTGTTTTGAACATAGTTTAAAAAGCCAAATTAGGTAAATGTCTAAACTTTGATTAAAGACGCACTTAACTTGTAAATACTCAATAATTTGATTATACACTCAACTGTCTGCATCTCATAAGGTTAAACAAATGTAGGCTGTATGGGCAAttttggaaggaagaaaaactgtattaaaacatGGTAatttacactgtgtgtgtgagagtgtgtgtgtgtgtgtgtctgtgtgaacaGATGGACAGATTTAAACAAGGATGCATGCTGCTTGGACAGATTATGCTATTAGGCATGCTTAAACAAGCAGATAAAGTAAAATGAAGCGCCTTTATGTGGATAAATGGGATTTTCAttgttaaaaaggaaaatgaaagcGTATTAATGGTTAATGTTTGATTCatgctccttttttttaatttgatctcCGTTCAAagggaaagtgtttttttgcgTCATGCATCTCGAGATCCGACACTGAGCACAAGTCCCTTCCATTAAGACGGCAGATATACAACTCTGTGATTCTATTTATTGTATGTTTTCTAGCAGTGCAGTAACTAAAACTGgctctttttttcccacttgACGTATATCAGTCACCAATCTCTGTTAACACTGCCTGTCTAGCTGTGTAATCCAATAGATTAGTACCACCAGCTGCGTGCTCCATGAttcactttttaatgtttccgTTCTCTGCCTCCCTGACATGTTCGAGGCTATACACAGTTATGTATGGGATTGAATGGATTGTGTTTGTCATATTTTGAGTGACTTTTGCAACATCGCAGTAATTTAAAAGTATGTAAAAGCACACATTCTAGTCATAATCAGATCTGTTCCCTTGTGTCATACACCCCCTCTGTCCTTTTATTTCCGCGATCCCTTCCAGCACTGTATGGTCTGAGGTGCATTGAACTGCTCTGTGAGAACGATGATCAGAtgcacttttgatgtttttgtgtgcagACTCAATAAATTGAAAGCTTCCTATGATACATTTTGCAATAATAAAATTGTTTGCAAGTGACATATGGACTTGTGTGCATAATGTGTTACTTTTTAGACGGACATAATCCTAGACCCTCAGGGCGGGTCTCCTGCGC of the Etheostoma spectabile isolate EspeVRDwgs_2016 chromosome 2, UIUC_Espe_1.0, whole genome shotgun sequence genome contains:
- the LOC116702118 gene encoding E3 SUMO-protein ligase CBX4, encoding MELPAAGEHVFAVESIEKKRSRKGRFEYLVKWRGWSPKYNTWEPEENILDPRLLDAFQDRERQEQLMGYRKRGPKPKHLLVQVPSFARRSSILADLHEASLDEDSCQKPSPIQMLRPQGQQYQLNSKKHHPYQPLCREREAEQQANSKKFYFQLNSKKHHHYQPDLKGHEPIFAKPREVKASELANKGYNLPPVLQQKWVRDKDSGCLTKVKDITMELKKLPADLNGHKEPETARPKEDALAQSNGVSNGKLKIVKNKNKNGRIVIVMSKYMENGMKGAKVKNGDSETSEKPSQGTDTSAENHLEKMKLVKKLGLMNGFSKSPKDKPRVPSCGLNGPCPRAPEPTVTEQDKHVGVRGQGQLSADQPLQLTTEPNLFALPSDKGVAPPLDKRGSQGGFHGVKRHLFDTDSEEYGSSKRFVTSRSIDAPNTVSSPSQSISMDQNGHQSPIGLQDCGYADQEEPIDLSIVKSRPKTTQPETHPQAPTVTQATTHTQDETDTQTQTEAQPWTETQKTTEEENVTPLSVSDQDKRKEETFPSFQPFLGNIVITDITTNCLTVTFKEYIKV